The Coffea arabica cultivar ET-39 chromosome 1e, Coffea Arabica ET-39 HiFi, whole genome shotgun sequence genome has a window encoding:
- the LOC113703713 gene encoding uncharacterized protein isoform X1, protein MPIYPSTFSFQPAVAAIPPLSNCSLKSISRLNSKQESHQQAAQYPHANKLKSMQDVYAKTNPICQHFQPGQMSESRGEPKERIDVVDAGPVEYDNTELHQQAAQYPRPNKLKSMQEIYAKTNLICQHFQPGQMSESRGEPKEITDVVDTDHEEGVTSRHPRKNQIKSYHYSTRNRKSKALIDTADSDVSPPLQVCGKLQGPVESDHSSAEEEIKIVGESFIEDDFNAYPLRTRSRRSRRMVNRSGSEVTIPRKRVRRQPRRPLNFSTSITSEGVLSSRQFYRYMDHIWSEVSAEKQNSIAYMDCLWFNTYAESKWKEKVLKWIEREDIFSKKYVLVPIVLWSHWNLLIFCHFGESLKSESITPCMILLDSLHMADPKRLEPLIRKFVMDIYKNEKRPETKELIRKIPLLVPSIPQQIDDKKCGYFVLYYIYLFIKNAPEKFGIDEGYPYFMTEDWFTLEELDGFCRTLESVRVDTTSSDE, encoded by the exons ATGCCAATCTATCCATCTACTTTCTCATTTCAACCAGCAGTTGCTGCTATTCCTCCACTTTCCAATTGCTCTCTGAAATCCATCAGTCGTTTGAACTCAAAACAAG AGTCGCATCAGCAAGCTGCTCAGTATCCTCATGCAAATAAGCTAAAAAGCATGCAGGATGTTTATGCTAAAACTAACCCCATATGTCAACATTTTCAGCCTGGCCAGATGTCAGAAAGCAGAGGTGAACCCAAGGAAAGAATAGATGTTGTTGATGCTG GTCCTGTTGAATATGACAATACAGAGTTGCATCAGCAAGCTGCTCAGTATCCTCGCCCAAATAAGTTAAAAAGCATGCAGGAAATTTATGCTAAAACTAACCTCATATGTCAACATTTTCAGCCTGGCCAGATGTCAGAAAGCAGAGGTGAACCCAAGGAAATAACAGATGTTGTTGATACTG ATCATGAAGAAGGTGTGACCTCCAGACACCCAAGAAAGAACCAAATCAAGTCATATCACTATTCAACGAGAAATAGAAAAAGCAAAGCTTTAATTGATACAGCTGATTCTGATGTTAGCCCCCCACTCCAAGTTTGTGGGAAACTTCAGGGACCAGTAGAGTCTGATCATTCAAGTGctgaagaagaaattaaaattgTTGGAGAGTCTTTTATTGAGGACGACTTCAATGCCTATCCTCTTCGAACTAGAAGCAGGAGAAGCAGAAGAATGGTCAATAGAAGTGGTTCTGAAGTTACTATTCCAAGAAAAAGAGTTCGACGGCAACCAAGGAGACCCCTGAATTTCAGCACTTCAATCACATCGGAAGGAGTTTTAAGCTCCAGGCAGTTTTATCGCTACATGGA CCACATATGGAGTGAGGTTTCTGCAGAGAAGCAAAACTCAATTGCATACATGGATTGCTTGTGGTTTAACACATACGCAGAAAGTAAATGGAAGGAAAAGGTGTTAAAATGGATAGAGAGGGaagatatattttcaaaaaaatatgttctGGTTCCCATTGTTCTGTG GTCTCATTGGAATCTCCTGATCTTCTGCCATTTCGGTGAAAGCCTGAAATCAGAAAGCATAACTCCCTGCATGATATTGTTGGATTCGCTGCACATGGCAGATCCTAAGAGGCTTGAACCTTTAATTAGAAA GTTTGTTATGGACATATATAAAAATgagaagaggccagaaaccaaAGAATTGATTCGTAAAATTCCTCTTTTGGTTCCTAGT ATTCCTCAGCAGATAGATGATAAAAAATGCGGGTATTTTGTCCTTTACTATATTTATTTGTTCATAAAGAATGCTCCTGAGAAGTTTGGCATTGACGAGGGCTACCCTTACTTT ATGACAGAAGACTGGTTCACTCTTGAAGAGCTCGATGGCTTCTGTAGAACACTCGAATCAGTTCGGGTCGACACTACTAGCTCAGATGAATAG
- the LOC140016927 gene encoding general transcription and DNA repair factor IIH subunit TFB2-like, whose amino-acid sequence MATSTAAYNINTLSDIQRTIIRDLADLDLVKLQQFLIVFWLFIREERRVGLSPQSWLQIYLSQLIRYIIQETECTSSSCKKNSSASVPENATDQIRLWESDLNRVERIPAHFFEEFPSTSREVFEAACDHARECGGFLWENSKKNVTCSESRKFFLHEGVSSRKEAIVFWHLP is encoded by the exons ATGGCGACTTCAACAGCA GCatataatataaatacattGAGTGATATACAGAGGACTATAATTAGGGATCTTGCTGATTTGGACCTTGTGAAGCTTCAGCAG TTCTTAATTGTGTTTTGGCTCTTCATCAGGGAAGAAAGGAGAGTTGGTTTATCCCCACAAAGTTGGCTACAAATCTATCTATCACAGCTTATCAGATACATCATCCAGGAAACAG AATGCACATCCTCGAGTTGCAAAAAGAACAGCTCAGCTTCTGTGCCTGAGAATGCCACTGATCAG ATAAGGTTGTGGGAATCAGATTTGAATCGGGTAGAGAGGATACCTGCACATTTCTTTGAAGAGTTCCCCTCTACCTCTAGG GAAGTGTTTGAGGCTGCATGCGATCATGCAAGAGAATGTGGTGGTTTCCTCTGggaaaattctaaaaaaaatgtGACTTGTAGTGAAAGCAGAAAGTTTTTCCTACATGAAGGAGTTTCTTCGCGGAAAGAAGCAATTGTCTTTTGGCACTTACCTTGA
- the LOC113703713 gene encoding uncharacterized protein isoform X4, protein MSESRGEPKERIDVVDAGPVEYDNTELHQQAAQYPRPNKLKSMQEIYAKTNLICQHFQPGQMSESRGEPKEITDVVDTDHEEGVTSRHPRKNQIKSYHYSTRNRKSKALIDTADSDVSPPLQVCGKLQGPVESDHSSAEEEIKIVGESFIEDDFNAYPLRTRSRRSRRMVNRSGSEVTIPRKRVRRQPRRPLNFSTSITSEGVLSSRQFYRYMDHIWSEVSAEKQNSIAYMDCLWFNTYAESKWKEKVLKWIEREDIFSKKYVLVPIVLWSHWNLLIFCHFGESLKSESITPCMILLDSLHMADPKRLEPLIRKFVMDIYKNEKRPETKELIRKIPLLVPSIPQQIDDKKCGYFVLYYIYLFIKNAPEKFGIDEGYPYFMTEDWFTLEELDGFCRTLESVRVDTTSSDE, encoded by the exons ATGTCAGAAAGCAGAGGTGAACCCAAGGAAAGAATAGATGTTGTTGATGCTG GTCCTGTTGAATATGACAATACAGAGTTGCATCAGCAAGCTGCTCAGTATCCTCGCCCAAATAAGTTAAAAAGCATGCAGGAAATTTATGCTAAAACTAACCTCATATGTCAACATTTTCAGCCTGGCCAGATGTCAGAAAGCAGAGGTGAACCCAAGGAAATAACAGATGTTGTTGATACTG ATCATGAAGAAGGTGTGACCTCCAGACACCCAAGAAAGAACCAAATCAAGTCATATCACTATTCAACGAGAAATAGAAAAAGCAAAGCTTTAATTGATACAGCTGATTCTGATGTTAGCCCCCCACTCCAAGTTTGTGGGAAACTTCAGGGACCAGTAGAGTCTGATCATTCAAGTGctgaagaagaaattaaaattgTTGGAGAGTCTTTTATTGAGGACGACTTCAATGCCTATCCTCTTCGAACTAGAAGCAGGAGAAGCAGAAGAATGGTCAATAGAAGTGGTTCTGAAGTTACTATTCCAAGAAAAAGAGTTCGACGGCAACCAAGGAGACCCCTGAATTTCAGCACTTCAATCACATCGGAAGGAGTTTTAAGCTCCAGGCAGTTTTATCGCTACATGGA CCACATATGGAGTGAGGTTTCTGCAGAGAAGCAAAACTCAATTGCATACATGGATTGCTTGTGGTTTAACACATACGCAGAAAGTAAATGGAAGGAAAAGGTGTTAAAATGGATAGAGAGGGaagatatattttcaaaaaaatatgttctGGTTCCCATTGTTCTGTG GTCTCATTGGAATCTCCTGATCTTCTGCCATTTCGGTGAAAGCCTGAAATCAGAAAGCATAACTCCCTGCATGATATTGTTGGATTCGCTGCACATGGCAGATCCTAAGAGGCTTGAACCTTTAATTAGAAA GTTTGTTATGGACATATATAAAAATgagaagaggccagaaaccaaAGAATTGATTCGTAAAATTCCTCTTTTGGTTCCTAGT ATTCCTCAGCAGATAGATGATAAAAAATGCGGGTATTTTGTCCTTTACTATATTTATTTGTTCATAAAGAATGCTCCTGAGAAGTTTGGCATTGACGAGGGCTACCCTTACTTT ATGACAGAAGACTGGTTCACTCTTGAAGAGCTCGATGGCTTCTGTAGAACACTCGAATCAGTTCGGGTCGACACTACTAGCTCAGATGAATAG
- the LOC113694179 gene encoding protein NRT1/ PTR FAMILY 4.5-like: protein MDAENVQSLVSSMTKKKGGFRACIFVLALITLENIGFVANMSSLVLYFHFVMQFGLSASANTLTNFLGSTFLLTIFGGFISDTYLNRLYTCLSFGILEVLGLLLLFVQADSNKLQPDPCDKSSCVRGGKTIMFYCTIFLLAVGAGGVKGSVAALGADQFDQKDEKEAKALASYFNSYQFSVTIGSIIGVTIVVWVAMNKGWHWGFLISLITTSIGMVVLALGKPFYRLPSQSTSPLVKISQVIVAAIRNRNVPLPENPSELYETDDKDAISHTSQFRLLDKAASVRGGRAASVREERAPDPWKVCTVTQVEEVKILIRMLPIILSTVIMNTCMAQMQTYSVLQGYFMNTHLGSFKVPSASIPVIPLIFMSLLLPVYEFYFVPLARKITGHPTGITQLQRVGIGLVLAIISMAIAGMVEIKRRHKAIKDPLHPISLFWLSFQYGVFGVADMFTVIGLMEFFYREAPKWMRSLSTSFALLSLSLGYFLSTAFVNLVNIVTKKVTPSKQGWLEAPDLNHNKLELFYWFLAILSLLNFANYLFWASWYKYKSTAQDAGTHGRVGRGTSAVAAED from the exons AGTTCAATGACAAAGAAGAAAGGTGGATTCAGGGCTTGCATATTTGTACTAG CTTTGATAACTCTCGAGAACATTGGATTTGTGGCGAATATGTCATCATTGGTTCTTTACTTTCACTTTGTGATGCAATTTGGTCTATCCGCTTCTGCAAACACCCTCACCAATTTCCTGGGGTCAACTTTCTTGCTCACAATCTTTGGCGGTTTTATATCAGACACTTACTTGAACAGACTTTACACATGCTTATCATTTGGCATCTTGGAAGTTTTG GGATTGCTTTTACTTTTTGTCCAAGCAGATTCAAATAAGTTGCAGCCTGATCCCTGCGACAAATCAAGTTGTGTAAGAGGTGGTAAAACTATCATGTTCTATTGCACCATCTTCCTTTTGGCAGTAGGTGCTGGTGGAGTTAAAGGATCAGTTGCTGCACTTGGTGCTGATCAATTTGATCAAAAGGATGAAAAGGAAGCAAAGGCACTTGCAAGCTATTTCAACTCCTATCAATTCAGTGTAACCATAGGATCAATTATAGGTGTTACTATTGTGGTTTGGGTAGCTATGAACAAAGGTTGGCACTGGGGATTTTTGATATCTCTAATTACTACTTCTATTGGTATGGTGGTTCTAGCACTTGGAAAGCCTTTCTATCGCCTTCCATCCCAAAGCACCAGCCCCCTGGTCAAGATATCTCAG GTTATAGTTGCTGCAATACGTAACAGAAATGTACCGCTACCAGAAAATCCCAGTGAGTTATACGAGACTGATGACAAAGATGCAATTTCACATACTAGCCAATTCAG GCTGTTAGACAAAGCAGCTAGTGTTCGAGGAGGGAGGGCTGCTAGTGTTCGAGAAGAGAGAGCTCCAGATCCATGGAAAGTATGCACAGTAACACAAGTAGAAGAAGTCAAAATACTCATCAGGATGCTCCCAATTATTCTGAGTACAGTTATAATGAACACGTGCATGGCACAGATGCAGACATATTCAGTACTTCAAGGATATTTCATGAATACCCATTTGGGATCTTTCAAAGTTCCTTCAGCTTCAATACCAGTGATTCCCCTAATTTTCATGTCTCTTCTTCTGCCAGTCTACGAGTTTTACTTCGTCCCACTCGCTCGAAAAATCACTGGTCACCCAACAGGTATCACTCAGCTTCAGCGTGTAGGCATCGGTCTTGTACTTGCCATCATCTCAATGGCCATTGCAGGAATGGTTGAGATCAAAAGAAGACATAAAGCAATAAAGGACCCATTGCATCCTATAAGTCTTTTCTGGCTGTCTTTCCAATATGGAGTCTTTGGCGTTGCTGACATGTTCACAGTGATCGGACTAATGGAGTTCTTCTACAGGGAGGCTCCCAAATGGATGAGATCTCTTTCCACTTCATTTGCACTCTTATCACTCTCATTGGGATACTTTTTAAGTACTGCCTTTGTCAATCTTGTGAATATTGTAACCAAGAAGGTGACTCCAAGCAAACAAGGATGGTTAGAGGCACCAGATTTGAACCACAATAAGTTGGAGCTTTTTTACTGGTTTTTAGCCATCCTAAGCTTACTCAACTTTGCTAACTATCTCTTTTGGGCTTCATGGTACAAGTATAAATCAACTGCACAAGATGCTGGAACTCATGGCAGGGTTGGGAGAGGAACATCCGCTGTAGCAGCTGAAGATTGA
- the LOC113703713 gene encoding ubiquitin-like-specific protease 1C isoform X5: MSESRGEPKERIDVVDAGPVEYDNTELHQQAAQYPRPNKLKSMQEIYAKTNLICQHFQPGQMSESRGEPKEITDVVDTVCGKLQGPVESDHSSAEEEIKIVGESFIEDDFNAYPLRTRSRRSRRMVNRSGSEVTIPRKRVRRQPRRPLNFSTSITSEGVLSSRQFYRYMDHIWSEVSAEKQNSIAYMDCLWFNTYAESKWKEKVLKWIEREDIFSKKYVLVPIVLWSHWNLLIFCHFGESLKSESITPCMILLDSLHMADPKRLEPLIRKFVMDIYKNEKRPETKELIRKIPLLVPSIPQQIDDKKCGYFVLYYIYLFIKNAPEKFGIDEGYPYFMTEDWFTLEELDGFCRTLESVRVDTTSSDE; encoded by the exons ATGTCAGAAAGCAGAGGTGAACCCAAGGAAAGAATAGATGTTGTTGATGCTG GTCCTGTTGAATATGACAATACAGAGTTGCATCAGCAAGCTGCTCAGTATCCTCGCCCAAATAAGTTAAAAAGCATGCAGGAAATTTATGCTAAAACTAACCTCATATGTCAACATTTTCAGCCTGGCCAGATGTCAGAAAGCAGAGGTGAACCCAAGGAAATAACAGATGTTGTTGATACTG TTTGTGGGAAACTTCAGGGACCAGTAGAGTCTGATCATTCAAGTGctgaagaagaaattaaaattgTTGGAGAGTCTTTTATTGAGGACGACTTCAATGCCTATCCTCTTCGAACTAGAAGCAGGAGAAGCAGAAGAATGGTCAATAGAAGTGGTTCTGAAGTTACTATTCCAAGAAAAAGAGTTCGACGGCAACCAAGGAGACCCCTGAATTTCAGCACTTCAATCACATCGGAAGGAGTTTTAAGCTCCAGGCAGTTTTATCGCTACATGGA CCACATATGGAGTGAGGTTTCTGCAGAGAAGCAAAACTCAATTGCATACATGGATTGCTTGTGGTTTAACACATACGCAGAAAGTAAATGGAAGGAAAAGGTGTTAAAATGGATAGAGAGGGaagatatattttcaaaaaaatatgttctGGTTCCCATTGTTCTGTG GTCTCATTGGAATCTCCTGATCTTCTGCCATTTCGGTGAAAGCCTGAAATCAGAAAGCATAACTCCCTGCATGATATTGTTGGATTCGCTGCACATGGCAGATCCTAAGAGGCTTGAACCTTTAATTAGAAA GTTTGTTATGGACATATATAAAAATgagaagaggccagaaaccaaAGAATTGATTCGTAAAATTCCTCTTTTGGTTCCTAGT ATTCCTCAGCAGATAGATGATAAAAAATGCGGGTATTTTGTCCTTTACTATATTTATTTGTTCATAAAGAATGCTCCTGAGAAGTTTGGCATTGACGAGGGCTACCCTTACTTT ATGACAGAAGACTGGTTCACTCTTGAAGAGCTCGATGGCTTCTGTAGAACACTCGAATCAGTTCGGGTCGACACTACTAGCTCAGATGAATAG
- the LOC113703713 gene encoding uncharacterized protein isoform X2: MPIYPSTFSFQPAVAAIPPLSNCSLKSISRLNSKQESHQQAAQYPHANKLKSMQDVYAKTNPICQHFQPGQMSESRGEPKERIDVVDAGPVEYDNTELHQQAAQYPRPNKLKSMQEIYAKTNLICQHFQPGQMSESRGEPKEITDVVDTEGVTSRHPRKNQIKSYHYSTRNRKSKALIDTADSDVSPPLQVCGKLQGPVESDHSSAEEEIKIVGESFIEDDFNAYPLRTRSRRSRRMVNRSGSEVTIPRKRVRRQPRRPLNFSTSITSEGVLSSRQFYRYMDHIWSEVSAEKQNSIAYMDCLWFNTYAESKWKEKVLKWIEREDIFSKKYVLVPIVLWSHWNLLIFCHFGESLKSESITPCMILLDSLHMADPKRLEPLIRKFVMDIYKNEKRPETKELIRKIPLLVPSIPQQIDDKKCGYFVLYYIYLFIKNAPEKFGIDEGYPYFMTEDWFTLEELDGFCRTLESVRVDTTSSDE; the protein is encoded by the exons ATGCCAATCTATCCATCTACTTTCTCATTTCAACCAGCAGTTGCTGCTATTCCTCCACTTTCCAATTGCTCTCTGAAATCCATCAGTCGTTTGAACTCAAAACAAG AGTCGCATCAGCAAGCTGCTCAGTATCCTCATGCAAATAAGCTAAAAAGCATGCAGGATGTTTATGCTAAAACTAACCCCATATGTCAACATTTTCAGCCTGGCCAGATGTCAGAAAGCAGAGGTGAACCCAAGGAAAGAATAGATGTTGTTGATGCTG GTCCTGTTGAATATGACAATACAGAGTTGCATCAGCAAGCTGCTCAGTATCCTCGCCCAAATAAGTTAAAAAGCATGCAGGAAATTTATGCTAAAACTAACCTCATATGTCAACATTTTCAGCCTGGCCAGATGTCAGAAAGCAGAGGTGAACCCAAGGAAATAACAGATGTTGTTGATACTG AAGGTGTGACCTCCAGACACCCAAGAAAGAACCAAATCAAGTCATATCACTATTCAACGAGAAATAGAAAAAGCAAAGCTTTAATTGATACAGCTGATTCTGATGTTAGCCCCCCACTCCAAGTTTGTGGGAAACTTCAGGGACCAGTAGAGTCTGATCATTCAAGTGctgaagaagaaattaaaattgTTGGAGAGTCTTTTATTGAGGACGACTTCAATGCCTATCCTCTTCGAACTAGAAGCAGGAGAAGCAGAAGAATGGTCAATAGAAGTGGTTCTGAAGTTACTATTCCAAGAAAAAGAGTTCGACGGCAACCAAGGAGACCCCTGAATTTCAGCACTTCAATCACATCGGAAGGAGTTTTAAGCTCCAGGCAGTTTTATCGCTACATGGA CCACATATGGAGTGAGGTTTCTGCAGAGAAGCAAAACTCAATTGCATACATGGATTGCTTGTGGTTTAACACATACGCAGAAAGTAAATGGAAGGAAAAGGTGTTAAAATGGATAGAGAGGGaagatatattttcaaaaaaatatgttctGGTTCCCATTGTTCTGTG GTCTCATTGGAATCTCCTGATCTTCTGCCATTTCGGTGAAAGCCTGAAATCAGAAAGCATAACTCCCTGCATGATATTGTTGGATTCGCTGCACATGGCAGATCCTAAGAGGCTTGAACCTTTAATTAGAAA GTTTGTTATGGACATATATAAAAATgagaagaggccagaaaccaaAGAATTGATTCGTAAAATTCCTCTTTTGGTTCCTAGT ATTCCTCAGCAGATAGATGATAAAAAATGCGGGTATTTTGTCCTTTACTATATTTATTTGTTCATAAAGAATGCTCCTGAGAAGTTTGGCATTGACGAGGGCTACCCTTACTTT ATGACAGAAGACTGGTTCACTCTTGAAGAGCTCGATGGCTTCTGTAGAACACTCGAATCAGTTCGGGTCGACACTACTAGCTCAGATGAATAG
- the LOC113703713 gene encoding uncharacterized protein isoform X3 produces MPIYPSTFSFQPAVAAIPPLSNCSLKSISRLNSKQESHQQAAQYPHANKLKSMQDVYAKTNPICQHFQPGQMSESRGEPKERIDVVDAGPVEYDNTELHQQAAQYPRPNKLKSMQEIYAKTNLICQHFQPGQMSESRGEPKEITDVVDTVCGKLQGPVESDHSSAEEEIKIVGESFIEDDFNAYPLRTRSRRSRRMVNRSGSEVTIPRKRVRRQPRRPLNFSTSITSEGVLSSRQFYRYMDHIWSEVSAEKQNSIAYMDCLWFNTYAESKWKEKVLKWIEREDIFSKKYVLVPIVLWSHWNLLIFCHFGESLKSESITPCMILLDSLHMADPKRLEPLIRKFVMDIYKNEKRPETKELIRKIPLLVPSIPQQIDDKKCGYFVLYYIYLFIKNAPEKFGIDEGYPYFMTEDWFTLEELDGFCRTLESVRVDTTSSDE; encoded by the exons ATGCCAATCTATCCATCTACTTTCTCATTTCAACCAGCAGTTGCTGCTATTCCTCCACTTTCCAATTGCTCTCTGAAATCCATCAGTCGTTTGAACTCAAAACAAG AGTCGCATCAGCAAGCTGCTCAGTATCCTCATGCAAATAAGCTAAAAAGCATGCAGGATGTTTATGCTAAAACTAACCCCATATGTCAACATTTTCAGCCTGGCCAGATGTCAGAAAGCAGAGGTGAACCCAAGGAAAGAATAGATGTTGTTGATGCTG GTCCTGTTGAATATGACAATACAGAGTTGCATCAGCAAGCTGCTCAGTATCCTCGCCCAAATAAGTTAAAAAGCATGCAGGAAATTTATGCTAAAACTAACCTCATATGTCAACATTTTCAGCCTGGCCAGATGTCAGAAAGCAGAGGTGAACCCAAGGAAATAACAGATGTTGTTGATACTG TTTGTGGGAAACTTCAGGGACCAGTAGAGTCTGATCATTCAAGTGctgaagaagaaattaaaattgTTGGAGAGTCTTTTATTGAGGACGACTTCAATGCCTATCCTCTTCGAACTAGAAGCAGGAGAAGCAGAAGAATGGTCAATAGAAGTGGTTCTGAAGTTACTATTCCAAGAAAAAGAGTTCGACGGCAACCAAGGAGACCCCTGAATTTCAGCACTTCAATCACATCGGAAGGAGTTTTAAGCTCCAGGCAGTTTTATCGCTACATGGA CCACATATGGAGTGAGGTTTCTGCAGAGAAGCAAAACTCAATTGCATACATGGATTGCTTGTGGTTTAACACATACGCAGAAAGTAAATGGAAGGAAAAGGTGTTAAAATGGATAGAGAGGGaagatatattttcaaaaaaatatgttctGGTTCCCATTGTTCTGTG GTCTCATTGGAATCTCCTGATCTTCTGCCATTTCGGTGAAAGCCTGAAATCAGAAAGCATAACTCCCTGCATGATATTGTTGGATTCGCTGCACATGGCAGATCCTAAGAGGCTTGAACCTTTAATTAGAAA GTTTGTTATGGACATATATAAAAATgagaagaggccagaaaccaaAGAATTGATTCGTAAAATTCCTCTTTTGGTTCCTAGT ATTCCTCAGCAGATAGATGATAAAAAATGCGGGTATTTTGTCCTTTACTATATTTATTTGTTCATAAAGAATGCTCCTGAGAAGTTTGGCATTGACGAGGGCTACCCTTACTTT ATGACAGAAGACTGGTTCACTCTTGAAGAGCTCGATGGCTTCTGTAGAACACTCGAATCAGTTCGGGTCGACACTACTAGCTCAGATGAATAG